The following coding sequences are from one Nicotiana tomentosiformis chromosome 3, ASM39032v3, whole genome shotgun sequence window:
- the LOC138907783 gene encoding uncharacterized protein — protein MIPSPDEQLLAISMTGMPWFANLANYLASGIVPNEFSSNQRKKLKPDCLDYYLDEPYLFRICTDGVIRQCVPEEEQREILEACHSSPYGGHLGGARMATKVLSCGFYWPTLYKDASDLIKRCDECQRAGGISKKNEMPLTTILEIDIFDVWGIDFMDRLCFMLTSFEVYAGMDVHYRDCVIKF, from the exons atgattccttcacccgacgagcaacttctagccatttcaatgaccgggatgccatggttcgccaaCTTAGCCAATTATCTTGCgagtggtattgtaccgaatgagttctcttcaaaccaaagaaagaagctcaaaccggattgccttgactattatttggatgagccatatctcttccggatttgtaccgatggtgtgattcgacaATGTGTGCCGGAGGAGGAGCAAAGagaaattcttgaggcttgccactcttcaccatatggtggtcaccttGGTGGAGCTAGAATGgcaacaaaagtgttgagttgtggattctattggcctactctttacaaggacgctagcgatctcatcaagcgttgtgatgaatgtcaaagggccggtgggatttctaagaagaATGAGATGCCCCTtaccaccatcttggagattgacatttttgatgtgtggggcattgatttcatgg ataggctttgttttatgctaactagttttgaagtgtatgcaggaatggaTGTGCATTATAGGGACTGTGTCataaaattctaa